One Megalops cyprinoides isolate fMegCyp1 chromosome 4, fMegCyp1.pri, whole genome shotgun sequence genomic window carries:
- the ficd gene encoding protein adenylyltransferase FICD, whose protein sequence is MAAVALRYVSGRLLCGWGPLLCLVLGSLVALLLPLVGVEEQCCASLRGLALLRCYLWGSALRSAVHSTSLTVPYTAFDLLPLKPKPNAEHKLEAKAALQQALEMKKQGKREKAHKLLVHALNMNPDFVEALTELGTILEEEKDVIQADHLYTKALAISPCNEKALVNRDRTLPLVEEIDQRHFSVIDGKVRRLMSIPKGNSALKRVMEETYYHHIYHTVAIEGNTLTLSEIRHIIETRYAVPGKSLQEQNEVIGVDAAMKYINTTLLSRIGSFTIGDILEIHRRVLGHVDPVEGGRLRTNQVFVGHHIPPHPQDLDRHMQELVQWLNSEEALNLHPVEFAALAHYKLVYVHPFVDGNGRTSRLLMNLILMQAGYPPITIRKEQRAEYYNTLDTANEGDVRPFIRFIAKCTEITLDTLLIATTEHAVGLPEASHQPCPDCKQTIPIHN, encoded by the exons ATGGCGGCGGTGGCGTTGCGCTATGTCAGCGGCCGTCTCCTTTGCGGCTGGGGCCCTTTGCTCTGCCTGGTGCTGGGCTCTCTGGTTGCTTTGCTGTTGCCCTTGGTGGGAGTCGAGGAGCAATGCTGCGCCTCCCTCAGAGGCCTGGCCCTTTTGCGGTGCTATCTGTGGGGCAGCGCCCTCCGCTCCGCGGTTCACTCCACCAGCCTCACCGTCCCCTACACGGCTTTCGACCTTCTGCCCCTTAAGCCCAAGCCTAATGCAG AGCACAAGTTGGAGGCCAAAGCAGCCCTGCAGCAGGCTCTCGAGATGAAGAAACAGGGTAAGAGGGAGAAGGCGCACAAGCTGCTAGTGCATGCACTCAACATGAACCCCGACTTTGTGGAGGCCCTGACGGAGCTGGGAACCATcctggaggaagagaaggatGTCATCCAGGCGGACCACCTATACACCAAGGCCCTGGCTATTTCCCCCTGCAACGAGAAGGCCCTGGTGAACCGGGACCGCACCCTGCCTCTGGTGGAGGAGATTGACCAGCGACACTTCAGCGTCATCGATGGCAAAGTGCGCCGGCTCATGTCCATCCCCAAGGGCAACTCCGCCCTGAAGCGGGTGATGGAGGAGACCTACTACCACCACATCTACCACACGGTGGCCATTGAGGGCAACACCCTGACGCTGTCAGAGATCCGGCACATCATCGAGACGCGCTACGCTGTGCCAGGCAAGAGTCTGCAGGAGCAGAACGAGGTGATCGGGGTGGACGCCGCCATGAAGTACATCAACACCACCCTGCTGTCCCGCATCGGCTCCTTCACCATTGGCGACATCTTGGAGATCCATCGCCGCGTCCTGGGCCATGTGGACCCCGTGGAGGGTGGCCGGCTGAGGACAAACCAGGTGTTCGTGGGCCACCacatcccaccccaccctcaGGACCTGGACAGGCACATGCAGGAGCTGGTGCAGTGGCTCAACTCAGAGGAGGCCCTCAACCTCCACCCGGTGGAGTTTGCTGCCCTGGCCCACTACAAGCTGGTGTATGTGCACCCCTTTGTGGACGGCAACGGCAGGACGTCCCGGCTGCTGATGAACCTGATCCTCATGCAGGCAGGCTACCCGCCCATCACCATCCGCAAGGAGCAGCGCGCCGAGTACTACAACACCCTGGACACGGCCAACGAGGGGGACGTGCGACCCTTCATCCGCTTCATTGCTAAGTGCACGGAGATCACCCTGGACACCCTGCTGATCGCCACAACGGAGCACGCCGTGGGCCTGCCCGAGGCCAGCCACCAGCCATGCCCTGACTGCAAGCAGACCATCCCCATTCACAACTGA